Proteins from one Mycolicibacter virginiensis genomic window:
- a CDS encoding amidohydrolase, with amino-acid sequence MTTSRRRFMAGMAAAAAGTAVGGLAACESRGPGADTIFIGGPVVTVAPGAPEAEALAVTGGRISQVGTADEVLRLRGSGTTVIDLRGRALLPAFVEPHGHPFEMGSTLAPPAIDVRPFTVPTANGVFAKLAEAVADTPKGQPILLNGVDPLLQSGLQPFTRTELSRLAPNNPVVIISNSGHAAYGNTAAFTAAGITKTTPNPAGAQYIHGPDGQLTGEVREAAAVMALVAPFSGAIMANAGDNLRWAYSQLARAGIATATEHSYDARAQSEVFGKLAQQADCAVRVRAYEIGTAELAADSKNVRGKRARADVLFDKIGMKIWADGSPWQGNIFTTFPYLANATTASMGLGPDHRGRMNYPPEQIQDLTKAFVDQHWQVSCHVHGDAAIDVVLDAFEQARTPPALRPRIEHVGAMRPDQFARAAQLGITPSLFIEHIYFWGDVLVDKLFGPDHGSHWMSARSAVDAGLRLSFHNDGTVTPPNPIGNIATAVNRIAKGSGRVLAPEQRIGVDAAIKAQTLNAAWQLRLDTEIGSLEPGKYADLVVLSHNPRRVPPEDLRDVAVEATYLMGRQTYGKVLG; translated from the coding sequence GTGACGACAAGCAGGCGACGGTTTATGGCCGGGATGGCGGCCGCGGCAGCGGGCACAGCGGTCGGCGGGCTCGCGGCGTGCGAATCACGGGGGCCGGGGGCCGACACCATTTTCATCGGTGGTCCGGTGGTGACAGTGGCACCGGGCGCCCCGGAAGCCGAAGCACTCGCGGTCACCGGAGGACGGATCAGCCAGGTCGGCACTGCCGACGAGGTACTGCGACTGCGCGGGTCGGGCACCACCGTCATCGACTTGCGCGGCCGGGCGCTGCTGCCGGCGTTCGTGGAGCCGCATGGTCATCCGTTCGAGATGGGCTCCACGCTGGCCCCGCCGGCCATCGACGTGCGTCCCTTCACCGTCCCCACCGCCAACGGGGTGTTCGCCAAGCTGGCCGAGGCCGTGGCGGACACGCCGAAGGGCCAGCCGATTCTGCTCAACGGGGTGGATCCGCTGCTGCAGAGCGGGCTGCAGCCCTTCACCCGTACCGAACTGTCTCGGCTCGCCCCCAACAACCCCGTGGTGATCATCTCCAACAGCGGCCACGCCGCCTACGGCAACACTGCCGCGTTCACCGCTGCAGGTATCACCAAGACCACGCCCAACCCGGCCGGAGCGCAATACATTCACGGACCCGACGGGCAGCTGACCGGCGAGGTCCGCGAGGCGGCGGCGGTGATGGCGCTGGTCGCGCCGTTCTCCGGCGCCATCATGGCCAACGCCGGAGACAATCTGCGCTGGGCCTACTCCCAACTCGCGCGCGCGGGCATCGCCACAGCCACCGAGCATTCCTATGACGCGCGTGCGCAATCGGAGGTGTTCGGCAAGCTCGCCCAGCAGGCCGACTGCGCTGTGCGGGTGCGTGCCTATGAGATCGGCACCGCGGAACTGGCTGCCGATTCGAAGAACGTTCGCGGCAAGCGGGCCCGCGCCGACGTGCTGTTCGACAAGATCGGGATGAAGATCTGGGCGGACGGTTCGCCGTGGCAGGGCAACATCTTCACCACCTTCCCGTATCTGGCTAACGCCACTACCGCGAGCATGGGCCTGGGCCCCGACCACCGCGGCAGGATGAACTACCCGCCCGAGCAGATCCAGGACCTGACCAAGGCCTTCGTCGATCAGCATTGGCAGGTCTCCTGCCACGTCCACGGCGATGCCGCGATCGACGTGGTGCTGGACGCGTTCGAACAGGCGCGCACACCGCCGGCGCTGCGGCCCCGGATCGAACACGTCGGGGCCATGCGGCCCGATCAGTTCGCGCGGGCCGCACAGCTGGGAATCACCCCGAGCCTATTCATCGAACACATCTATTTCTGGGGAGATGTGTTGGTGGACAAGCTCTTCGGTCCCGATCACGGCTCGCACTGGATGTCGGCGCGTTCAGCCGTGGACGCCGGTCTGCGGCTGTCGTTCCACAATGACGGCACCGTCACCCCGCCCAACCCGATCGGCAACATCGCCACCGCGGTGAACCGGATCGCCAAGGGCAGCGGCCGGGTGCTGGCCCCCGAGCAGCGCATCGGCGTCGATGCGGCGATCAAGGCGCAGACCCTCAACGCCGCCTGGCAACTGCGGCTGGACACCGAGATCGGCAGCCTGGAACCCGGCAAGTACGCCGACCTGGTGGTGCTGTCGCACAACCCTCGCCGGGTTCCGCCGGAAGACCTGCGCGACGTGGCGGTGGAGGCCACCTATCTGATGGGTCGGCAGACCTACGGGAAGGTGCTGGGGTAG
- a CDS encoding MBL fold metallo-hydrolase codes for MPAAAFWLCRTCGVEHDATPQVCAICADDRQWVPADGQHWATLGDLAAEGMRSYAFELEPGLIGIGSNPPLGIGQLGKLVCTPRGNMLWDPSGFIDDAGVAAALEQGPMLGVVASHPHMFGAQVEWGRRLGGVPVYVNAADKQWVMRPDPAIRYWSGRLELADGLTLIQVGGHFPGSSVACWDAGAGGRGVLLVGDTVFPNPDRRTVAFLRSYPNRIPLSAAVAQRMAATMEQLRFDRVYGLHTNTIDTDAVAAVRFSADRHAAWARGDHDDLT; via the coding sequence GTGCCGGCAGCCGCGTTCTGGCTCTGCCGGACCTGCGGTGTCGAACACGATGCGACGCCGCAGGTGTGCGCCATCTGCGCCGACGACCGGCAATGGGTTCCGGCGGACGGCCAGCACTGGGCCACCTTGGGCGACCTGGCCGCCGAGGGGATGCGGTCCTACGCCTTTGAGTTAGAACCCGGGCTGATCGGGATCGGTAGCAATCCGCCCCTGGGTATCGGTCAATTGGGCAAGCTGGTGTGCACACCCCGCGGCAATATGCTGTGGGATCCCTCGGGATTCATCGATGACGCCGGGGTCGCCGCGGCGCTGGAGCAGGGCCCGATGCTCGGTGTCGTCGCCAGCCACCCGCACATGTTCGGCGCCCAAGTGGAATGGGGCCGGCGACTCGGCGGGGTGCCGGTGTACGTCAATGCCGCTGACAAGCAGTGGGTGATGCGTCCGGATCCGGCGATCCGATATTGGTCCGGCCGCCTGGAGCTCGCTGATGGGCTGACCCTGATTCAGGTCGGCGGCCACTTTCCGGGCAGCTCCGTCGCGTGCTGGGACGCCGGTGCCGGCGGTCGCGGGGTGCTGCTGGTCGGCGACACCGTCTTCCCGAACCCCGATCGGCGCACCGTGGCATTCTTGCGCAGCTATCCCAACCGGATTCCACTGTCGGCTGCGGTCGCCCAGCGAATGGCCGCAACGATGGAACAGTTGCGCTTCGATCGCGTCTACGGGCTGCACACCAACACCATCGACACCGACGCGGTGGCCGCGGTCCGGTTCTCGGCGGACCGTCACGCCGCCTGGGCGCGCGGCGACCACGACGACCTCACCTAG
- a CDS encoding metal-sulfur cluster assembly factor — MSELGPDELLAEVEESMHDVIDPEIGINVMDLGLVYDLSIRQDEDGAAAVVTMTLTSPACPLQDMIAEQVENATVGAGLVKKVDLSWVWEPAWGPDKITDEGREMMRAVGFTV; from the coding sequence ATGAGCGAATTGGGACCGGACGAGCTGCTCGCCGAAGTCGAGGAATCGATGCACGACGTCATCGACCCCGAAATCGGCATCAACGTGATGGACCTGGGCCTGGTCTATGACCTGTCGATCCGGCAGGACGAGGACGGGGCGGCCGCGGTCGTCACCATGACCCTCACCTCGCCGGCCTGCCCGCTGCAGGACATGATCGCCGAGCAGGTCGAGAACGCCACCGTGGGTGCCGGCCTGGTCAAGAAGGTCGACCTGTCCTGGGTCTGGGAGCCGGCCTGGGGGCCGGACAAGATCACCGACGAGGGCCGCGAGATGATGCGCGCAGTCGGTTTCACGGTCTGA
- the sufU gene encoding Fe-S cluster assembly sulfur transfer protein SufU yields MGECETLRLEQFYQEVILDHYKHPQHRGLREPYGAQVHHVNPTCGDELTLRVAVSPDGTQIADVSYDGQGCSISQAATSVLASQVIGLTVEQACATFDAFHEMVSSRGTVEGDEDVIGDGIAFAGVAKYPARVKCALLGWMAFKDALAQALAKTEEQSLASVSGTTQEMNR; encoded by the coding sequence TTGGGGGAGTGTGAGACGTTGCGTCTTGAGCAGTTCTATCAAGAGGTGATCCTCGATCACTACAAGCATCCACAGCATCGCGGCCTGCGGGAGCCCTACGGCGCGCAGGTGCACCACGTCAACCCCACCTGCGGTGACGAACTGACGCTGCGGGTGGCGGTGTCACCCGACGGTACCCAGATCGCCGATGTCTCCTACGACGGGCAGGGTTGCTCGATCTCGCAGGCCGCGACCTCCGTGCTGGCCAGCCAGGTGATCGGTTTGACGGTGGAACAGGCGTGCGCGACCTTCGATGCATTCCACGAGATGGTGTCGTCACGAGGCACCGTGGAAGGTGACGAGGACGTGATCGGCGACGGCATCGCGTTCGCCGGAGTGGCCAAGTACCCGGCCCGAGTCAAGTGCGCACTGCTCGGCTGGATGGCGTTCAAAGATGCGCTGGCGCAGGCGCTCGCGAAGACAGAGGAACAATCGCTGGCATCCGTCAGTGGGACAACCCAGGAGATGAATCGATGA
- a CDS encoding cysteine desulfurase: MLSIGSPAVLDLEAIRADFPILNRVMRGGSRLAYLDSGATSQRPVPVLDAEREFLLNSNGAVHRGAHQLMEEATDAYEDGRAAIARFVGAEPDELVFTKNATESLNLVSYVLGDDRFEAAVGPDDVIVTTELEHHANLIPWQELARRTGASLKWYEVTPDGRIDLDSLELDERVKVVAFTHHSNVTGALAPVAELVSRARAVGALTVLDACQSVPHQPVDFHALGVDFAAFSGHKMLGPNGIGVLYGRRELMAALPPFLTGGSMIETVTMASSTYAPAPQRFEAGTPMTSQVVGLAAAARYLDAIGMDVVAAHERELVAAALEGLAGIPGVHIVGPTTTIDRGSPVSFVIDGVHAHDVGQVLDDDGVAVRVGHHCAMPLHRKFNVAATARASFAVYNTHEEVERLLAGVRRAVEFFGGV, from the coding sequence ATGTTGTCGATCGGCAGTCCGGCGGTGCTGGACCTCGAAGCGATTCGGGCGGACTTCCCGATCCTGAACCGCGTCATGCGCGGCGGGAGCCGGCTGGCCTACCTGGACTCCGGGGCCACCTCGCAGCGTCCGGTTCCGGTGCTCGACGCCGAGCGGGAATTCCTGCTGAACTCCAACGGCGCGGTGCACCGCGGGGCGCACCAGTTGATGGAGGAGGCCACCGACGCCTACGAGGACGGCCGGGCTGCGATCGCGCGCTTCGTCGGTGCCGAGCCGGACGAGCTGGTGTTCACCAAGAACGCCACCGAGTCGCTGAACCTGGTGTCCTATGTGCTCGGTGACGACCGCTTCGAGGCTGCCGTCGGGCCGGATGACGTCATCGTCACCACCGAACTGGAACACCACGCCAACCTGATTCCCTGGCAGGAGCTGGCGCGGCGCACCGGCGCGTCCCTGAAGTGGTACGAGGTGACGCCCGACGGGCGCATCGACCTGGATTCACTGGAACTCGACGAGCGGGTCAAAGTCGTTGCGTTCACGCATCACTCGAACGTGACGGGTGCGCTGGCTCCGGTCGCCGAGCTGGTGTCGAGGGCCCGGGCGGTCGGTGCGCTCACCGTGCTCGACGCCTGCCAGTCCGTTCCGCACCAGCCGGTCGACTTCCACGCGCTGGGGGTGGACTTCGCGGCCTTTTCCGGGCACAAGATGCTGGGGCCCAACGGGATCGGGGTGCTCTACGGCCGGCGTGAGCTGATGGCGGCGCTGCCGCCGTTCCTCACCGGCGGATCGATGATCGAGACGGTCACGATGGCATCGAGCACCTACGCGCCGGCACCGCAACGTTTCGAGGCAGGCACGCCGATGACCTCGCAGGTCGTCGGGTTGGCCGCGGCCGCTCGCTACCTCGATGCGATCGGGATGGATGTGGTGGCCGCCCACGAGCGTGAGCTGGTGGCCGCCGCACTCGAGGGTCTTGCCGGCATTCCCGGGGTACACATCGTCGGGCCGACCACCACGATCGATCGCGGCTCACCGGTGTCGTTCGTGATCGACGGGGTGCACGCGCACGACGTCGGGCAGGTGCTCGACGACGACGGCGTCGCCGTGCGGGTGGGCCACCACTGCGCAATGCCGTTGCACCGCAAGTTCAATGTGGCTGCCACCGCCCGCGCGTCGTTCGCGGTCTACAACACCCACGAGGAGGTGGAGCGCCTGCTGGCGGGTGTCCGCCGGGCCGTGGAATTCTTTGGGGGAGTGTGA
- the sufC gene encoding Fe-S cluster assembly ATPase SufC, with the protein MSTLEIKGLHVSVSPGGAGDDGTADIPILHGVDLTVNSGETHALMGPNGSGKSTLSYAIAGHPKYTVTSGSITLDGEDVLAMSVDERARAGLFLAMQYPVEVPGVSMSNFLRTAVTAVRGEAPKLRAWIKEQRAAFAELGIDSAFAERNVNEGFSGGEKKRHEILQLSLLKPKIAVLDETDSGLDVDALRVVSEGVNRYQEAENGGVLVITHYTRILRYIQPQFVHVFAGGRIVESGGPELADELEENGYVRFTEQAAAGA; encoded by the coding sequence ATGAGCACACTGGAAATCAAGGGCCTGCATGTGAGTGTGTCGCCCGGCGGCGCCGGCGACGACGGCACGGCCGACATCCCGATTCTGCACGGGGTCGACCTGACGGTGAACTCCGGTGAGACACACGCCCTGATGGGCCCCAACGGGTCGGGCAAGTCCACCCTGTCCTACGCGATTGCCGGGCATCCCAAGTACACCGTGACGTCGGGGTCGATCACGCTGGACGGCGAGGACGTGCTGGCGATGAGCGTCGATGAGCGTGCGCGCGCGGGCCTGTTCCTGGCCATGCAATACCCGGTCGAGGTGCCCGGGGTGTCGATGTCGAACTTCTTGCGCACCGCGGTGACGGCTGTGCGTGGTGAGGCGCCGAAGCTGCGGGCCTGGATCAAGGAACAGCGGGCTGCGTTCGCCGAATTGGGTATCGACTCCGCGTTCGCCGAGCGCAACGTCAACGAGGGTTTCTCCGGCGGCGAGAAGAAGCGCCACGAGATCCTGCAGCTGAGCCTGCTCAAGCCGAAGATCGCGGTCCTCGACGAGACCGACTCCGGCCTGGACGTCGACGCGCTGCGGGTGGTCAGCGAAGGAGTGAATCGCTACCAGGAGGCCGAGAACGGTGGCGTGCTGGTGATCACGCACTACACCCGCATCCTGCGCTACATCCAGCCGCAGTTCGTACACGTCTTCGCCGGCGGGCGGATCGTCGAGTCGGGTGGACCGGAGCTGGCCGACGAGCTGGAGGAGAACGGCTACGTTCGCTTCACCGAACAGGCAGCTGCGGGAGCCTGA
- the sufD gene encoding Fe-S cluster assembly protein SufD → MTSTGLTSAPAANLTSAVEGGTKGTAFTSFDVEAFEVPHGRDEVWRFTPLRRLRGLHDGSAVADAPAGIEVRGSDGVRTETVARGDDRLGAAGVPADRIAAQAFSAFREATVVTVAKEASVEEPIEITVTGPGAGATAYGHLQLRAEELSRATVVIDVRGSGTYADNVEFVVGDGAQLTVVWIADAASDLVHVTMHHAALGKDAVLRHSAVQLGGELVRLTGRVRFDGPGGDAEMLGLYFADDGQHLESRLLVDHAQPNCRSNVLYKGALQGDPASALPDAHTVWVGDVLIRASGVGTDTFEVNRNLVLADGARADSIPNLEIETGEIVQAGHASATGRFDDLQLFYLQARGIPEEQARRLIVRGFFGEIIAKIPVPAVQERLAEAVERELAVTENP, encoded by the coding sequence GTGACTTCCACTGGTTTGACGTCCGCCCCGGCGGCCAACCTGACCTCAGCGGTCGAAGGTGGCACCAAGGGCACCGCGTTCACCTCGTTCGATGTCGAGGCGTTCGAGGTGCCGCACGGTCGCGATGAAGTGTGGCGGTTCACCCCGCTGCGCCGGCTGCGCGGCCTGCACGACGGCTCCGCGGTCGCCGACGCGCCCGCCGGCATCGAAGTCCGCGGTTCGGACGGCGTGCGGACCGAGACGGTTGCGCGCGGCGACGACCGGCTGGGCGCCGCTGGTGTGCCAGCAGATCGCATTGCGGCCCAGGCCTTCTCGGCGTTTCGTGAGGCGACGGTGGTCACGGTGGCCAAGGAAGCCAGCGTTGAGGAGCCCATCGAGATCACTGTCACCGGCCCGGGTGCCGGAGCGACGGCCTACGGCCACCTGCAGCTGCGTGCCGAGGAACTGTCACGGGCAACCGTCGTGATCGACGTCCGGGGCAGCGGGACCTACGCCGACAACGTCGAATTCGTGGTCGGCGACGGCGCACAGCTGACCGTGGTCTGGATCGCCGACGCCGCGTCGGACCTGGTGCACGTCACCATGCACCACGCGGCGCTGGGCAAGGACGCGGTGCTGCGCCACAGCGCCGTGCAGCTGGGTGGCGAACTGGTACGCCTGACCGGCCGGGTCCGCTTCGACGGTCCCGGTGGCGACGCCGAGATGCTCGGCCTGTACTTCGCCGACGACGGCCAACACCTCGAATCGCGCCTGCTGGTCGACCACGCCCAGCCCAACTGCCGGTCGAACGTGCTCTACAAGGGCGCGCTGCAGGGCGACCCGGCTTCGGCGCTGCCGGACGCCCACACCGTCTGGGTCGGCGATGTGCTGATCCGCGCGAGCGGCGTCGGCACCGACACCTTCGAGGTGAACCGCAACCTGGTACTGGCCGACGGCGCCCGGGCCGACTCGATTCCCAACTTGGAGATCGAGACCGGGGAGATCGTGCAGGCCGGGCACGCCAGTGCGACTGGACGATTCGATGATCTCCAGTTGTTCTACCTGCAGGCGCGCGGCATCCCGGAAGAGCAGGCCCGGCGCCTGATCGTGCGCGGCTTCTTCGGCGAGATCATCGCCAAGATCCCCGTTCCGGCTGTGCAGGAGCGCCTCGCAGAGGCCGTCGAGCGTGAACTCGCGGTCACCGAGAACCCATAA
- the sufB gene encoding Fe-S cluster assembly protein SufB, with protein MTLTPEATEATAEPTQEETIASLGRYEFGWADSDAAGAAAQRGISEAVVRDISAKKNEPEWMLEARLRAYRTFMKKPMPNWGSDLSGIDFDNIKYFVRSTEKQAQTWDDLPDDIRNTYDRLGIPEAEKQRYIGGVAAQYESEVVYHKIREDLEAQGVIFLDTDTALKEHEELFREYFGTVIPAGDNKFSALNTAVWSGGSFIYVPKGVHVDIPLQAYFRINTENMGQFERTLMIIDEGAYVHYIEGCTAPVYTSDSLHSAVVEIVVKPGGRCRYTTIQNWSVNVYNLVTKRARAEAGATMEWVDGNIGSKVTMKYPAVWMTGEHAKGEVLSVAFAGEDQHQDTGAKMLHLAPNTSSNIVSKSVARGGGRSSYRGLVEIHKGAHGAKSSVKCDALLVDNVSRSDTYPYVDIREDDVTVGHEATVSKVSENQLFYLMSRGLTEDEAMAMVVRGFVEPIAKELPMEYALELNKLIQLQMEGSVG; from the coding sequence ATGACACTCACGCCGGAGGCCACCGAAGCAACCGCGGAGCCGACCCAGGAAGAGACGATCGCGTCGCTGGGTCGGTACGAATTCGGGTGGGCCGACAGCGACGCCGCCGGGGCGGCCGCGCAGCGGGGTATCTCCGAGGCCGTGGTGCGCGACATCTCGGCGAAGAAGAACGAGCCGGAGTGGATGCTCGAGGCACGCCTACGGGCCTACCGGACCTTCATGAAGAAGCCGATGCCCAACTGGGGTTCGGATCTGTCCGGCATCGACTTCGACAACATCAAGTACTTCGTGCGGTCCACCGAGAAGCAGGCCCAGACCTGGGACGACCTGCCCGATGACATCCGCAACACCTACGACCGTCTGGGCATCCCGGAGGCCGAGAAGCAGCGCTACATCGGTGGTGTGGCCGCCCAGTACGAATCCGAAGTGGTCTACCACAAGATCCGCGAAGACCTTGAGGCACAAGGGGTCATCTTCCTTGACACCGACACCGCGCTCAAGGAACACGAGGAGCTGTTCCGCGAGTACTTCGGCACGGTGATCCCGGCGGGAGACAACAAGTTCTCCGCGCTCAACACCGCGGTGTGGAGTGGGGGATCGTTCATCTACGTGCCCAAGGGTGTACACGTCGACATCCCGCTGCAGGCCTACTTCCGGATCAACACCGAGAACATGGGCCAGTTCGAGCGCACGCTGATGATCATCGACGAAGGCGCCTATGTGCACTACATCGAGGGCTGCACCGCGCCGGTGTACACGTCTGACTCGCTGCACTCCGCGGTGGTGGAGATCGTCGTCAAGCCGGGCGGCCGCTGCCGTTACACCACCATCCAGAACTGGTCGGTCAACGTCTACAACCTGGTGACCAAGCGGGCCCGGGCCGAGGCCGGCGCCACCATGGAGTGGGTCGACGGCAACATCGGCTCGAAGGTCACCATGAAGTACCCGGCGGTGTGGATGACCGGTGAGCACGCCAAGGGCGAGGTGCTCTCGGTGGCGTTCGCCGGCGAGGACCAGCACCAGGACACCGGCGCCAAGATGCTGCACCTGGCGCCCAACACGTCGTCCAACATCGTCTCCAAGTCGGTGGCGCGCGGCGGCGGCCGATCCTCCTACCGGGGGCTGGTGGAGATCCACAAGGGCGCGCACGGCGCGAAGTCGAGCGTGAAATGCGATGCGCTGCTGGTCGACAACGTCAGCCGCAGTGACACCTACCCCTACGTCGACATCCGTGAGGACGACGTCACCGTCGGCCACGAGGCCACCGTGTCGAAGGTCAGCGAGAACCAGCTGTTCTACCTGATGAGCCGCGGCCTGACCGAGGACGAGGCGATGGCGATGGTGGTGCGCGGCTTCGTCGAGCCGATCGCCAAGGAACTGCCGATGGAATATGCGCTGGAACTCAACAAGCTGATCCAGCTGCAGATGGAAGGCTCGGTGGGCTAG
- a CDS encoding helix-turn-helix transcriptional regulator, which translates to MKFEASEMGEVKAATESAGQRPGGAVMAGTPLAAEVASGHDTRQAVVRLLMESGSITAGEIGAQLGLSAAGVRRHLDALIEMGDAEAHAAASWQQVGRGRPAKRFQLTEAGRGKLGHRYDDLAVAAMRQLREIGGEDAVVDFARQRIDTILAKVAAVAAGNGTDDDGDLEATAQRIAGALTEAGYAATTARVDGGVPGVQILQHHCPVANVAKEFPELCRAERQAMAEVLGTHVQRLATIADGGYVCTTHVPLTNRSAKVAKAGKSSAAAAVKKQH; encoded by the coding sequence GTGAAATTCGAGGCCTCCGAAATGGGGGAGGTGAAAGCCGCAACCGAATCCGCCGGGCAACGCCCCGGCGGTGCGGTTATGGCAGGCACCCCGCTGGCGGCAGAAGTCGCCAGCGGCCACGACACGCGTCAGGCGGTGGTACGCCTGCTGATGGAATCCGGATCGATCACCGCGGGGGAGATCGGCGCCCAGCTGGGCTTGTCGGCCGCCGGGGTGCGTCGCCACCTGGATGCCCTGATCGAGATGGGTGACGCCGAGGCACATGCGGCGGCATCCTGGCAGCAGGTGGGGCGCGGGCGTCCGGCAAAGCGGTTTCAGCTCACCGAAGCCGGCCGCGGCAAGCTCGGTCACCGCTACGACGACCTCGCGGTGGCCGCCATGCGCCAGCTGCGCGAGATCGGCGGCGAGGACGCGGTGGTCGACTTCGCCCGACAGCGCATCGACACCATCCTGGCCAAAGTCGCGGCCGTCGCAGCCGGCAACGGCACCGACGACGACGGCGACCTGGAAGCCACCGCCCAACGCATCGCCGGCGCCTTGACGGAGGCCGGCTATGCCGCCACCACCGCGCGGGTGGACGGTGGCGTACCGGGGGTGCAGATACTGCAGCACCACTGCCCGGTGGCCAACGTCGCCAAGGAGTTCCCGGAGTTGTGCCGGGCCGAGCGGCAGGCGATGGCCGAAGTGCTGGGCACCCACGTGCAGCGGTTGGCGACCATCGCCGACGGCGGCTACGTCTGCACCACCCATGTGCCACTGACCAACCGGAGCGCCAAGGTCGCCAAGGCCGGCAAGTCCAGCGCCGCCGCGGCCGTCAAAAAACAGCATTAG